Genomic DNA from Desulfobacterales bacterium:
TTGAAAAAGTTACGGATGTAATGAAAATTGCAAGTTATGGTGTTTTTGGAACACCGGCTGTAATTGTCGATGGCAATGTTAAAAGTGTCGGTAAAGTTCCGACTAAAGATAATATCAAATCTTGGTTGAAGTCTACATCTGATTCAACATGCGATTGCCAAAACAACTCTTCGGGATGTGGTTGCCAAAGCGAGTCTTCAGGTTGTTGCTGTTAATTTTATTAGACTCTCGTTTTAAAATTAAATGGCCGTTTTATCATAACGGCCATTTAAAATATCAATAAAATTAAAAAAAATTATTTATTTGGAATTTTTTTTACAAGCCGAAATCCAATACAGATACTTGGCCTGTCTGGAGGATAGCTATACCGTAAAGCAGATCTGCAATAATTTACATTATTACTCCAGCTACCTCCACGTATTATTTTTAATGATCCATTTGGAGGGCCAGAAGGATCATCAGGAGGCGAGTTGGCGTAAAAAGTTTTGTCATACCAATCCATACACCATTCCCACACATTCCCAGAGACATCATAAAGACCCCTCTGATTAGCCCTTAATTCACCTACTAAATGAGTTTTTTCAGCAGAATTGGAATCAAACCATGCATATTGAGAAGCTTGAAGAATAACATCACCAAAAAAATAAGGGCTATCAGTTCCAGATCGTGCAGCATATTCCCATTCCGCTTCAGTAGGCAGTCTGTAAGTATCAGTTCCCTCTTTTTTATTAAGAAGTTGAATAAATTTTTGAACATCATTCCATGAAACTGAATCAACAGGACGATTTGAGTCTTTAAATTTACTCGGATTATTTCCTATTACAGATGTCCACTGGGCTTGAGTTATTTCATGTATCCCTATATAGAATGGATTTGAAATATTCACCCTGTGTTTTGGAACTTCATCTTCATATACTTTCTCTCCAGGCGTATCTGAACCCATTAAAAAAGAACCAGCATGTATTAAAACAAATTTAACCCCAATGCTGTTTTCAAATGCAGCTTGGGTATCCGCTATTGCCTCGATTTTATAAAATGCAAATATTAGCAATAGCAGATAAAAAATGTAATGTTTAATTATCCTATTCATAAACAAATTCTTTAAGAATTTTTATTCCTTATCTGGTGGGCCATATTTAAAAGAAATTTTAACTCTGGCACGATATGCTATAACTTTTCCTTCTTCGACCTTAATATCTAATTTTGTAACTTCAGCGATTCTTAAATCTCTTAAATTTTTCCCAGAAGTTTCTACAGCATTTTTTGCGGCTTCCTCCCATGATATTGGGCTTGTTCCAACTATTTCAATAATTTTGTAAACACTATTCATTTTTTCCTCCTAGTTATGTTAAATTTTAGGTTAACGAAAAAACATCTTTTTAACTATACTTAATGAAAAAGGATGTGTAAACAAAAAAGTTAATTTTTATTAATAATTAATTATTCAACATAAAACCGCCATTTACAAAACATTTCTGGTGGATGGGGATCTGGCGGAGCAAAAATACATTCCACTTTTATTGTTTCGTCAATAACATTTGCAAAACTTGCAAATTCTTTGCGGTGCATTTCTTTACAGACATATTCATTTAATCCTCTTTTTAATCGAGCTTCTTGAGTCACACAATGGGGTACTGAAATTATAATTTCATCAGATGATTCTATTATGTCATATCCTACAAGTATGCACCAAGGAAAGTATTTCTGGGCTTTTATAAACCCTTTTAATCCTTTCTCCTCAATATTAAATTTTTTTATAATATCTTTTGCGGCCATGCCAGCGCATTTTTCCCATACTTGTTCATTAATATTTTCCGCTATAGTCTGGCCATAATGCTCAGTAATATAGATAAACCAAAAAGAATCAACTACCCGATAATGCCAAAGAAGAAATTCAATATATTTCTTAAGATGTTGATTATCCATATTTTCAAAAATTTTCATATCCATAAATTTACCTCATATTTCAAGCAGATAGTTTTACTGAAAGGGCTAAATTTTCTAATTCTTTCCATGCTTTATCAACTTTTGATTCAGCTACCATCATAGTTGATACTAAAATATCTTTCTCAATAACCCAGGAAAATGATAATTGAAAGATGTTAAAATTTGTAATAAATGAACATTGCGCACGTGCGGCAGGATAATCTCCAATATCCCATTTTTCGCAGAAATAAATTTTAAAATTTTTAATATACCTTTGCATTACGTTTATATTATTGTTTAAATACTCCAGAGGGCAAGATGTATCGAGTATTATGTTTGTAGTAAGCGTTATACTTGTTGGATACGCATCTGGATCCATCTCTTGTATAAATGGTAAAAAAGTCGGCAACCCCTTACGATCTTCAGCAAGCGTAAGGGTAATTATAACAGGCTTTTTTATACTATCAGAACAATTAATGCAGCAACCAGTAGCATGAAAATTTAAAGGAGAAGCTTCTTTTTCTATAACAAATCCAACAGGAGGAATAAATGAACATCTGCCGTATTGAATTCTTTGATGAATCATTTTTATATGCCGTCCGATTTCTTATGTAGTGTAAGTATATGAACCATGTATTTCATACTACTTCGCTCGTGAAGTCTTAATGTCCATGGAATTTGCTCAATTTCAGATAGAATCTCCAGTTGTTCAATTACGTTTGGATGTCCGCCTCCTGCAAGTAGTGAACGCAGCATAATGTCGCTGGAACCTTGATTCTCAGACCTTTGTGAATGGCCTCCAATCCATGATTCCACAGGAGTTGCGCTAATAGTCCAATCATACGGAGTTGAAATTACGGCAATTCCATCAGGTTTTAAAATTTTACTCAGTTCCTTTAAGTGATCATAGGGGGAACTAATGCAGTCAACTACATTTAAACTTAATCCAAAAGAAACGTTTGCGCCAGAGAATGGAAGGTCTGTCGCATCGCATACCCAAAAATCTACATGTTTACTTTTTTCAAATGAAACTTGAAAATCCCTGCGATCAAAAATAATTCCCGAACGCCTTTTCGGATAATTTACACGGCCATTGTTTAAAACAGAAGCGGCTATTTTAACCATACCAAAATTTAAATCAACACCAAGAACTATATCATCAATAGTTTCTGCAAGGTCAAAGGTCGTTCTGCCTACTGAACATCCAATGTCTATAACAGGTCCATCGATCTTATCTTTTATAGGCAATATTCCTTGCTTGAGTAGCGAAGAAACAGCTCCGGGTAAAACAGGAGATTCTTGTGATTCTTTAGGATCAAAATCACCGTAATGATCAAAGCAGTAGACACTAAGTTGCTGACGATGGGAATCAAAAAGAGATCCTGGGCCAAAGCAATCCCCTACAAGGCTTTCCATTGTATCGCTAAAATCATTTCTGCCCAGAATAGGGATAATACTTTGCGAAATATATGTTCTCAAATTAGCAACAATAATTGGTATGCCGTCAATTATAGGATACTCACTCATACATTGCTTATTACTACATAAAAGAATCCCTTCTACTATAGAATCATCATCCTGTTTTTTTAAAATAGACCTGATTTCAAGAAAATATTCTTGCCCATTAATTTGTTTGCAGCGAGGACATATAGGTTTAAATTTTTCAAAATGTAATAATTTGATTAGATTATCCTCCAATAATTACAGTTGGGCATCCCGGCGGTAAAATTTTGCCTACCGGACTTGGTATTGGCGCAACACAACTTGCATGAGCTGTTAAATCAGTTATTCTTGCAGCAGGCATTTTACCGACCATAACTGTTGCAGAACCCTTAACTACAGTAGCAGGCCCTCCTGGCACACAACCAGGAAGTAAACAAGGCGTAGTCGTGCTGCCGAGTTGTGCGGCAGGTTGTTTACCAATAAGCACTGTAAAAGCACCCGTAATTATAGTTACCGGCAATGCCGGATGAGGAACAGGTGTTGGTGTTGGGGCTGGAGGATGAATAGGAGCATGACAATGGGGAGCGTCCTGCAATGCCATATCTCCGACACGAGCTGCTGGTGGCATAAGTTTTTCCTTTCATTAAAAATTAAAAAGTTAAGCTCAGTTATAAGTATAGAAAAATTAGTTATTCACTATTCACTAATTATTCACTAATTTAAATATATCATTTTACCATTAACACGGATGTCATCATCTGAATGCATATCGATACTTTTTGAAGAATCAATTTCAAGGCACCCGTTACTGCTAATAACAGCCTTTTCTTCAGCGTGTATTTTTAATTTTTTAGTTTCAAGGGAGATTGTTTCCATTGCTTTTAGTTCAAGACGGGCTCCCTGCATTGAAATAACAGGTCCATCATCTGTCATACGTAGCTTTAAAACAATTTCACCTTTAGTATCAATGATTTCGATAAGTTCTTCTTTTTCTTCTGAAAGAATAGAAATTTGTCTTCCGGAATCGAACTTTATCATTTGATTTTTTTGATAATCATTCGAATGTTCAAAATCTATAATTCTTGCTTTTTCGGACATTATGTATAGATCCTTCTTATGTGCTATCCCTGGTCGGCACTTTCTTTAAAAGATTTGCTGATAAGAAGTTTATCTTCTTTATTAAAATCCTTGCCGTATTTACTCATATAACTACGCTCACGCATTTTTGTAAATATATTATAGTAACGTTCGATATCATCATTATTAAGATATTTCAAGTTTAAAATTGATTGTCGATTATTGGCTGGTAAGCTTAAATAGTCTTCAGGTAAAAGGCCTTGAGTTTGACAAATATGAAAAAGACGAGTTCCAGGATATGGATAAAAAACAAAATATCCAAAATCATCGGGAGAAAGCTCTTCGTTTAAAGCTATAGTTTGTTCAATATCGTCAGGTGTTTCCTCTGGTAAGCCTATCATATAATTTGCAGTAACAAGTATATTTGCGTTTTTTGTCCATTTAAAAACATCTTTAAACCGCTTATTTTCAACCGGACGATTCAAAACATTTTTTCGTATTTTCATACTACCGCTTTCAACGCCATAAACAATATGCTTGCATCCAGCCTTAGCAAGCTTATCAATCATATCAACAGTTACGGTTTCTATACGGGCGTTTATGGAAAAACCTATTCCTATTTCTTTGCCGTAAAATTGACAAAATTCTGATACCCATTCTTTATTTACTGTAAATGTATCGTCTAAAAAAATAACGTAATTTAAGGATTGTTTTTCACGAATTTGGCACAGCTCTTCTAAAACATTATTAACTGTTCGTCTTCTTATATATGTTTCATTTTTATAAAGATCACGCATGGCTCCTGCCGCGCAAAATGTGCATGGGAAAGGACATCCACGTTGAGTATTTATATGGATAACCCCATATTTTTCGTCTAAAAAATCACGAGCCATAAAAGGTATGCTGTCAAGAGTTTTAATTGGCGGGCGTATTTTAGGTCTATCTCCGCCTTTAATCCATATATTAGGGATTTGCATGGAAGAAATTTTTTCCTCTTTTTCAAGGCATGAAAGCAACTCACAAACAGCATATTCACCTTCTCCAATACAAACATAATCAAAACATTCTGATTCAATAGTTAATTTGGGTTCAAAAGTCGGATGAAGCCCGCCAGCTATAATTGGAATATTAATATTTTTCTGAATCTCCTTAGCAATATAATCAGCCCTTTTCCATTGCCGTGTAGTAAGAGAAAAACCTATAATATCTGGAGATTGTTTTTTTATATTACAAATAATATCATCTATTTGTTGATCAGGTAAAACTCGTAAAAAATCGGCTTCATGCCCATAGTAACGGATATATGATGCTATATAAGCTGGACCAACAGAAGCAACTGCCCATGTTTTTTCAGTATCGATTTCTATAAATAAAATTTTCATCTTTTTCAGTCGGCTTTTTAGTCTGAGCGTATAGCGAAGGCAAAAAACGACTGAAAAACCATTTTGTTATGCCGCATTAAGTAAATTAAAACCCTTTCCATATCTATAAATATTAACTCTATCTATCTTAACAGGTTTA
This window encodes:
- a CDS encoding methyltransferase domain-containing protein → MEDNLIKLLHFEKFKPICPRCKQINGQEYFLEIRSILKKQDDDSIVEGILLCSNKQCMSEYPIIDGIPIIVANLRTYISQSIIPILGRNDFSDTMESLVGDCFGPGSLFDSHRQQLSVYCFDHYGDFDPKESQESPVLPGAVSSLLKQGILPIKDKIDGPVIDIGCSVGRTTFDLAETIDDIVLGVDLNFGMVKIAASVLNNGRVNYPKRRSGIIFDRRDFQVSFEKSKHVDFWVCDATDLPFSGANVSFGLSLNVVDCISSPYDHLKELSKILKPDGIAVISTPYDWTISATPVESWIGGHSQRSENQGSSDIMLRSLLAGGGHPNVIEQLEILSEIEQIPWTLRLHERSSMKYMVHILTLHKKSDGI
- a CDS encoding radical SAM protein — encoded protein: MKILFIEIDTEKTWAVASVGPAYIASYIRYYGHEADFLRVLPDQQIDDIICNIKKQSPDIIGFSLTTRQWKRADYIAKEIQKNINIPIIAGGLHPTFEPKLTIESECFDYVCIGEGEYAVCELLSCLEKEEKISSMQIPNIWIKGGDRPKIRPPIKTLDSIPFMARDFLDEKYGVIHINTQRGCPFPCTFCAAGAMRDLYKNETYIRRRTVNNVLEELCQIREKQSLNYVIFLDDTFTVNKEWVSEFCQFYGKEIGIGFSINARIETVTVDMIDKLAKAGCKHIVYGVESGSMKIRKNVLNRPVENKRFKDVFKWTKNANILVTANYMIGLPEETPDDIEQTIALNEELSPDDFGYFVFYPYPGTRLFHICQTQGLLPEDYLSLPANNRQSILNLKYLNNDDIERYYNIFTKMRERSYMSKYGKDFNKEDKLLISKSFKESADQG
- a CDS encoding formylglycine-generating enzyme family protein produces the protein MNRIIKHYIFYLLLLIFAFYKIEAIADTQAAFENSIGVKFVLIHAGSFLMGSDTPGEKVYEDEVPKHRVNISNPFYIGIHEITQAQWTSVIGNNPSKFKDSNRPVDSVSWNDVQKFIQLLNKKEGTDTYRLPTEAEWEYAARSGTDSPYFFGDVILQASQYAWFDSNSAEKTHLVGELRANQRGLYDVSGNVWEWCMDWYDKTFYANSPPDDPSGPPNGSLKIIRGGSWSNNVNYCRSALRYSYPPDRPSICIGFRLVKKIPNK
- a CDS encoding PAAR domain-containing protein, encoding MPPAARVGDMALQDAPHCHAPIHPPAPTPTPVPHPALPVTIITGAFTVLIGKQPAAQLGSTTTPCLLPGCVPGGPATVVKGSATVMVGKMPAARITDLTAHASCVAPIPSPVGKILPPGCPTVIIGG
- a CDS encoding TM0996/MTH895 family glutaredoxin-like protein, translated to MEIKVLGPGCPKCQQTANIVKEVVEELGINANIEKVTDVMKIASYGVFGTPAVIVDGNVKSVGKVPTKDNIKSWLKSTSDSTCDCQNNSSGCGCQSESSGCCC
- a CDS encoding dodecin domain-containing protein codes for the protein MNSVYKIIEIVGTSPISWEEAAKNAVETSGKNLRDLRIAEVTKLDIKVEEGKVIAYRARVKISFKYGPPDKE